Proteins encoded by one window of Anaerobranca californiensis DSM 14826:
- a CDS encoding metal ABC transporter ATP-binding protein — translation MEKAIELKNISLGYGETIILHNIDLTVHLGEFLSIFGENGAGKTTLFKGILQLLPVNGGKIFIFGKDVTNGKDKTWLRSQIGYVPQKHNTGNFPICVFDAVLLGRWGTSFSYFKRPSKEDKIITEEILEVVGLTKLKYQDCRKLSGGQAQRLNIARALVRKPKILLLDEPTTHLDLDSQLLLDETLKNIRKQYDLAILMISHNQQHARRVSDRVVYLEKGRLYDGETG, via the coding sequence ATGGAAAAAGCTATCGAACTGAAAAATATATCCTTAGGCTACGGAGAAACTATAATTTTACATAATATCGACTTAACGGTCCATTTAGGGGAATTTCTTTCCATTTTTGGAGAAAATGGTGCTGGTAAAACCACTTTATTTAAAGGAATTTTACAGCTTTTACCGGTAAATGGAGGAAAGATTTTTATCTTTGGCAAAGATGTAACTAATGGCAAGGATAAAACTTGGCTCCGTTCCCAAATAGGATATGTTCCCCAAAAGCACAATACCGGCAACTTCCCCATCTGTGTCTTTGATGCCGTTTTATTAGGGAGATGGGGTACTTCTTTTTCCTATTTCAAAAGACCTTCTAAAGAGGATAAAATAATAACTGAAGAAATCTTGGAAGTTGTGGGATTGACAAAATTAAAATACCAGGATTGTCGAAAACTTTCAGGGGGCCAGGCCCAACGGCTGAACATTGCCAGGGCTTTGGTGCGGAAACCTAAAATACTCCTCCTTGACGAACCTACCACCCATTTAGACCTAGATTCCCAGCTTTTATTAGATGAGACTTTGAAGAATATTCGTAAACAATACGATTTAGCAATTCTGATGATTAGCCATAATCAACAACATGCCAGAAGAGTTAGCGATCGGGTTGTTTATCTTGAAAAAGGCCGATTATATGATGGAGAAACGGGGTGA
- a CDS encoding metal ABC transporter permease, translated as MGLFDLFKIPIFQRALLAAILTGSTLSLLGLVIVVFKLTTIRFALMHMGLLGGAIGLIFGANPLTFAISAIALGSLFFGPLSDKFKLDTSLIGAFFMTGSMALAFILFHRAGVPALDIFSLFTGSILMLTNNDLIFISFLGAIIIFCYYVFYREIQLTFYDIEQAEWLGIPAKIIRNGLLLLTGLSIGVAMRIVGALLMDAIILLPAMAALRLARNFKQMLLLTSLFGFLTTSGGLLFSMVFDFPTGATITLIGVIILLFSIIFSAYK; from the coding sequence ATGGGGCTCTTTGATTTATTTAAAATACCTATTTTCCAGCGGGCCCTTTTAGCTGCTATTTTAACTGGTTCTACCCTTTCCCTTTTAGGGCTGGTCATTGTAGTTTTTAAATTAACTACCATTAGATTTGCCTTAATGCACATGGGCCTTTTAGGAGGGGCTATTGGTCTTATTTTCGGTGCTAATCCTTTAACCTTTGCCATTTCTGCTATAGCCCTAGGTTCACTATTTTTCGGGCCTTTATCCGATAAGTTTAAATTAGATACCAGTTTAATTGGGGCTTTTTTTATGACTGGCTCTATGGCTTTAGCCTTTATATTGTTTCATCGGGCTGGGGTACCGGCACTAGATATTTTTAGTCTTTTTACCGGCAGTATTTTAATGTTGACAAATAATGATTTAATATTTATCTCCTTTTTAGGGGCCATAATAATTTTCTGCTATTATGTCTTTTACCGGGAAATTCAATTAACCTTTTACGATATTGAACAGGCTGAATGGTTAGGAATCCCAGCTAAGATAATTCGCAATGGCCTATTGTTACTGACAGGCCTTTCCATTGGAGTGGCTATGAGGATTGTAGGAGCTTTACTTATGGACGCTATAATCTTACTCCCTGCCATGGCAGCATTGAGATTAGCTAGAAATTTTAAACAAATGTTGTTATTGACTAGTCTCTTCGGTTTCCTTACTACCAGTGGAGGTTTATTGTTTTCCATGGTCTTTGACTTTCCTACAGGAGCCACCATTACTTTAATAGGTGTAATTATTTTACTTTTTAGTATAATTTTTTCTGCTTATAAATAA
- a CDS encoding metal ABC transporter solute-binding protein, Zn/Mn family: MKKLLSIIFSLLLLISAGCSQRGEEGNNEETLKIVASTSWTAYMAEAAGAKNVTILAPVELRHPPEYDFKPSDVQALIEADWIIMAGYEPFMNKMIEANNIPTEKIIQVRTTNTYDNMVEQTRIIAEKLGTQAEQRNWEEQFSKTINEILAKTKEKGVENIKVLVHQHHQAFIRSLGYNVLEVFSADDLSPAKISELASLGPDLIVDNYHNPQGKTIAEIIDVPRIELKNFPGPEHDNLIQLFIDNAKKLGLIE, from the coding sequence ATGAAAAAACTCTTAAGTATTATTTTTTCCCTTTTACTTTTAATTTCAGCGGGTTGTAGTCAAAGGGGAGAAGAAGGAAATAATGAAGAAACTTTAAAAATTGTCGCTTCTACCAGTTGGACTGCTTATATGGCAGAGGCGGCCGGTGCAAAAAATGTAACTATTTTAGCTCCCGTAGAATTAAGACATCCCCCAGAATATGATTTTAAGCCTAGTGATGTCCAAGCCCTTATTGAAGCTGACTGGATTATCATGGCAGGTTATGAACCTTTTATGAATAAAATGATTGAAGCTAACAACATTCCTACAGAAAAAATAATTCAAGTTAGAACTACTAATACCTATGACAATATGGTGGAACAAACGAGGATCATTGCAGAAAAATTAGGTACACAGGCTGAGCAAAGGAACTGGGAGGAACAATTTAGCAAAACAATAAATGAAATTTTGGCAAAAACTAAGGAAAAGGGTGTTGAAAATATTAAAGTTTTAGTACATCAACACCATCAAGCCTTTATCCGTTCTTTAGGTTATAATGTTTTAGAGGTTTTCAGTGCCGATGATTTAAGTCCTGCAAAAATAAGTGAATTAGCAAGTTTAGGTCCAGATTTAATTGTAGATAACTATCACAATCCCCAAGGGAAAACTATTGCAGAAATCATTGATGTTCCAAGGATAGAATTGAAAAACTTTCCAGGTCCAGAACATGACAATTTAATCCAATTATTTATCGACAATGCTAAAAAATTAGGTTTAATTGAATAG
- a CDS encoding DUF503 domain-containing protein: MKILYIELTIHIFECDNLKRKRNIANSMAAKLKNKFNVSVAQKHDKLLNSFILGLAMVSTEYKLLIKHKEIILNFLEQLEYPIEIVEIHSEII, encoded by the coding sequence ATGAAAATTTTATACATAGAACTGACTATCCATATTTTTGAGTGTGACAATTTAAAGAGAAAAAGGAATATTGCTAACAGTATGGCTGCTAAGCTAAAAAATAAGTTTAATGTTTCAGTTGCCCAAAAACATGATAAGTTACTAAATTCCTTTATCTTAGGTCTAGCCATGGTCTCGACAGAGTATAAATTATTAATTAAACATAAAGAAATTATTTTAAATTTTCTAGAACAACTGGAATATCCTATAGAAATAGTAGAAATTCATAGTGAAATAATTTAA